The Bdellovibrio sp. ZAP7 DNA segment AGATTTCTTTTTATCGAAACAGTGCGCAGCCGTCAGGAAGCTGTGATCGCTGATTAATGTTGCTGTGCAGATTCCGACTGTCATTCCTAAGCTGTTTACGGGAAGGAAAAGCACCACGCCGCGGGATCCATCATCGCGACGTGCAGTAACTTTGGTACCATTGATAACGCCTGAGGAGTCGTCGTTTAAACTGACGGTGGAATCGCTTGATCCTGGTCCACAAGCAGACAGCGTAATTGCAATGGATGTTACCAGGCTTAAAAGCACAGAAGAATTTTTCATGGGATCTGTATACTCGATTTTCCGGCGAAAAAGAGCCGAAAAAGATTATATTTTTGATTCTTAATAGTATGAATGAATCAATATGAATGGAGTCAGCTGCTAAATCCTGTAATTATTGCCAGCCGTAACCCACACGAAACAAGATGGCATTGGCTGTGACGGTGTCAGAAGGGGGAAAGTATACGTACTCCACACTAAATGGAATGAACGTTTTGCGGTTGAGTTGGTATTCGCCACCAGCAGAAATCGTCAAAACCTGATTGGTCGCGATTTGGTTTTCATCAAGTGCCGTTGCTGATTTGGACATCGCGATCAAAAAGCCACCGCCTAAGCCCGCCCAAGTGCGCAGTTGGTTCGTGGTGAAATAGTATTTTGCTAAAGCATAACCTGATAGATAGGTGATGTTGGCACTACAATGTGTCGAGCCTTTGCAACCCACGTTTTTGTTAGTTTGTCCTGAAACGTTGTATTGTTCTAGCATGCCGAGTCCGCGCAAGGTGATGTTGCGAGTCAGCACCCACTCATAAAATCCACCAGCGCCCAATCCTGTGCCTTTAAGCTCTGGTTGCTCTGGGGGATTGATGGCTGGATTTTCTTTGATCGTGGGTTTCATGGTATCCATGCCGTACTGACCTAAAACTCCATAAGAATTTTTAAGCGTTCTTAAGAAACTCATGTCGCGGGCTTTATCAAACACCGAAGCTTCTTCGTCTGGAGTAGAGGCGCGATTCAAAGCTTCTTGTTGGCGACTCGTGTCCGCCTTCGGGGCTGTTTTTGATTTCGCGACGGAAGCAGAGCCAGCGCCTTTGGCTTGGAGTGTATTGCCAGTGGCGCCGCGGCCTTTAATAACATCAGCGACAGCACGATCCTCTTTGGTTTGCTTGATACGAATGATACCGATTTTTTTGTGAGTTACAGAATCGATCAAAAAGAATTCATCGCCAGGATGAACTTCCGCACCTTGAAGTTTCACCATCACTCTGCCATTTTTAACAGCGGTCACTTCCGCCGCCAGGGCAGAGACACTGAGAATCAAACTAAGGCAAAGCAGAGTTAAGGATTTTTTCATTCGCTGATCATCAAGTTGTTTTCAAGTTCACGAACAAACTGCTCTTTATAAAGATCCCAAACGGCCAGGCTCGAAAATTCATAAGAACAAGCCTGAACATTTTTATCACTGCGCTGAATCGCTTTCACTTCCACAGTGCCCGGACGAGTGGTGCGCCAAATCTCCAGATCATTTTCCATCACCACAAGTTCATAATTCACACGAGGAAATTCATCATTAAACCAAGTCTCAAGGCGACTCTGATTTTTACAGCCGGTAAGAGTATAGATTTCCGAAGAAGATGAAGAGGGAGCCACCAAAGAAGCCCCATTAATTTTAGAAGGAGCTGCGGTTTCGAATTGGTTGCGACCATCCGAACGATAAACCGAACAACCTTCTAGAAACATTAAAGAAATAACAATCAAAGCTGCTGACTTCATATTTAAAAGTATAAAGTTCGGGGAGGGGAAACACAAAAAGGGCTTCGACAATCTAGGCCTTCGACCAACCGGCGGGAGCGAGCCTGCCTTGGTCGCCGTATCCTGCCTCCTGCGCATTCCGCGACACGCCTTCCGGGCTCAACCGTGGCTCGCCTTCGGCGAGTTCGCGCCATCGTGGCGCCCACGGAGGTCGCTGCATGCGCAGGAGGCAGGCCCCAGCGCCCAAGTCAGGCTCACTCCCGCCGGTTGAACAAGTTCAACCTCGCGAACCTTTTTTGTTTGAGGGACGACATAAATTCTTCTTCGAAATCGAATCGCAGTAGCGATTCAATTTTTCAATGGTCCTCGCGCGGTCAGAGAAGGGGGAGGAACCACGGGACTTCGTGTTTAGGTTTTCTCTTTTTCTCCGCTCGCTCGGAAACGGGGGAACTACGATTTCAATGTAGATTTTTTTGATTGCTGTTTTTGCTGAGCTTTTTAGCTAAGAGGAGAAAAGTAAGAATTTTTACCTCGAAATAGCGAAAGCCATCTCCCAAGGGAGGCTTAACGACGAAATTCATTTCAAGGATTGTGTGCGAATGATTGCTTCGGGATTTTCAGAGTTATGGAAAGCCCTGTGGAGCGAACCTCCGGGCCCGCACGATGCGGTATCAAAGCCCGGCAAGGCCTGGAAGGCCGGGTGAGCGGAGCAGGGCTTTCCATAACTCTGAAAAGCCCGTACCGCGAACAACGAACGAAGATCCTAGAAAGGAATTTCGTCGTTTGAGTTGAAGCTTGGTTCTGGACCGAAATCGTTGAAGTTGAAATCGTCGCCGCCACCTGAATTATTGTTAGAACGTGAACCAGCTTCTGCACCAGCAGCGCCAAGGAATTGAACAGTGTTAGCCACGATTTCCGTAGCGTAGCGTTTTTGTCCTTGTTGGTCTTCCCATGAGCGTGTTTGAAGTTTACCTTCAACGTAAACTTGGCGACCTTTAGAAAGGTGTTTGCCGCAGATTTCTGCCAATTTGCCCCATACAGTTACACGGTGCCACTCAGTTTTTTCCTGACGTTGACCGTCTTTAACCCATGATTCGCTTGTTGCGATGTTAAGGCGAGCTACAGTGCTCCCGCTTCCGATTGCTTTCACTTCTGGATCAGCACCAAGACGACCTACGATAATAACTTTATTTACTCCAGACATTGTCCCTCCAAAATATTAACCCCTATGGTTTTTTGTCAGATCGGGAGTTATGTCAACAGTCGACAACTCCCTTCATTTATTTGGATTTGGAGCTGAGCAACATTTAAGCACAGCTCTGTGTCAGATTAATTCAATAAGAGATGGGGAAGTGCTTGGGCTGCGGACTAGCGCGCAGCGCCAAAGCTTGGAGGCATCATAGGATTTGATGCTGAAAGTTTAAACTTATACTGAGCGCCATCGGCCGTTGGGGACTTGAAGTTATCAATGAATGTCAGGAACAAGCCGGCCTTGTCTTGAAAGCTCTTTTTTGCACGCAAATCGATATCAAAATTGTAGGCGCCGATCTGTTGTCCGAAGGCACCGCCACGATTTACGATCGTAAGGCCAATATCGCCTTTCACAGTGCCTTGAAGCTCATCGCCCGGCTTACCAATGGTACCGCTCTCGATGACAAGTCTGCCGGCAGCTAAGCGGCCTTTAAGCTCAATAGAACTCAATTTCAATTCAGGTACAGTCAACGGACCCATCGGTGTGTTAACGTTTGCGGGCGGAAGTTCAAACTGATTGATCGTCAGATTGATTTCCACGTCCGGTTGTTCCTGGAAAGTTAAATCAGCCAAAGCAGTTGTTTCTAAGTTCAACTGACCTTTTAAAAGCACCGGAAGATTTGCAAACTCACGGATGTCATTCAGCGCAACTTTTTTAGCGCTCACTTCAATGCGGTGTCTTTCGACGCCATTGTCGCTGCGATTGCCTTTACCCATGGAGACATTCACGTCACCTTTTAAAAGACCTTTCGCAGAAACCGATCCATAGGGTTTTTGCTGAATCAAGCCCGTGATGGACGGAGTGATGACCAATTCCTGAGCGGATATAGCGGGAGTGCGCAGGGATTCGATATACACATGGTCCATTTGCACACCGGGTTGCGGGAACAAGCTCATTTTCAAACGGTCGAACTGAACATAGACCGAGTTGTTGGTGACTTTCGCCACCTGTGAAGAAATCAAGTCACTCAAGTCATCAAAAGGGAATAGGACGAAAAGAAAGATGAAGGCCGAAACCACCATTACAAAGAGCTTTCCTTTGTTTTCTTTAAGCCATTTGAAAAACTTAGAGATATTTTCCATTACTCTTCCGATTCCGCTCTGGATTTTTTATTACGATTGAAACCCTTTTTCGGCGTCTCGGGCTCGGCCTGAATAACCGGCGGAGCAGGGACGGCCAAGGCAACCAGCTTGTAAACTACGTCAAAGTAACGATTGTCTTCACGGTTTGCAGTCATAACCATATCGCTCATTTTTACGCTGGCTGAAATATTGCTGAACTTATAGCCCAGATCCACAACCTGGCGCAGATTCAATTTTGCCAGCTGAATTTGCAAACCACCTTCACTCAAATTTGAAGGGATTAAATTTGATCCCATCGTCGTTTGTGTGCCTTTGATTTGTTCAGGTAAAAGATTCGCTGATTTGATTGTAGAATCAATATTCGCACGAAGCATATCCATGGAAGGAGCCGGGGGGATGGCTGGCACTTCGGCGGCTTCGCGTGATACTTTTAAAAGCTCGCGAATCGTCATGCGTTTTCCTTCGAATTCTCCCACAGCTTCTGATGAGCCGTTGAAATAACCGTAAGGAACAGACAGCACCATCAGTGTCACAACAGCAATTCCACCATACATCGTCAACTGCTGCATGGCTGGAGTCATGTTCTCATAGCGGTCACGCAATTGGTTGTAGGTGCCACTTTCCTGGATGCGATCCCAAGTGGCGCGAAGTTCAGTTGATAGCTTGTCTTTCAAATCATCTAAGTTCATCTCGTCACCTTCTGAATACCGCGGTCTACGTTAAAGCTAAAGGAGAATGCCTGGCGTCCTGGAAGAGTTCCCA contains these protein-coding regions:
- a CDS encoding single-stranded DNA-binding protein, with product MSGVNKVIIVGRLGADPEVKAIGSGSTVARLNIATSESWVKDGQRQEKTEWHRVTVWGKLAEICGKHLSKGRQVYVEGKLQTRSWEDQQGQKRYATEIVANTVQFLGAAGAEAGSRSNNNSGGGDDFNFNDFGPEPSFNSNDEIPF
- the gspN gene encoding type II secretion system protein GspN codes for the protein MENISKFFKWLKENKGKLFVMVVSAFIFLFVLFPFDDLSDLISSQVAKVTNNSVYVQFDRLKMSLFPQPGVQMDHVYIESLRTPAISAQELVITPSITGLIQQKPYGSVSAKGLLKGDVNVSMGKGNRSDNGVERHRIEVSAKKVALNDIREFANLPVLLKGQLNLETTALADLTFQEQPDVEINLTINQFELPPANVNTPMGPLTVPELKLSSIELKGRLAAGRLVIESGTIGKPGDELQGTVKGDIGLTIVNRGGAFGQQIGAYNFDIDLRAKKSFQDKAGLFLTFIDNFKSPTADGAQYKFKLSASNPMMPPSFGAAR